From Eremothecium sinecaudum strain ATCC 58844 chromosome V, complete sequence, a single genomic window includes:
- the ALA1 gene encoding alanine--tRNA ligase (Syntenic homolog of Ashbya gossypii ADR363C; Syntenic homolog of Saccharomyces cerevisiae YOR335C (ALA1)) codes for MTIGDKEKWTATNVRNTFLNYFKERGHKFVPSSSVIPYDDPTLLFANAGMNQYKPIFLGTVDPASDFYTLKRAVNSQKCIRAGGKHNDLEDVGRDSYHHTFFEMLGNWSFGDYFKKEAILYSWELLTKVYGIPEDRLYVTYFGGDEGLGLGPDLEARDLWLEVGVRQDRILPGDIKDNFWEMGDQGPCGPCSEIHYDRIGGRNASDLVNQDDPDVLEIWNNVFMQFNREQDGSLKPLPAKHVDTGMGFERLVSVLQDVRSNYDTDVFQPLFERIQEITGVRPYEGKFGAEDKDGIDTAYRVLADHVRTSTFALADGGVPNNEGRGYVLRRILRRGARYARKYMNYPIGNFFSQLAPTLIEQVKDVFPEVAKNTSYLFDILDEEEASFAKTLDRGEKLFEKYAEAAALTESKTLDGKQVWRLYDTYGFPVDLTELMAEEKGLKIDSVGFEKAKLESYEASKKGGRKGGDDMIKLNVHDISKLNEDAISRTDDSAKYGTKDIEGKILCIHDGEGFVQEMNEIGKQYGIILDKTCFYAEQGGQEYDVGKIVIDGVSEFNVENVQLYNGYVFHTGVLADGKLAVNDSVIASYDELRRYPIRNNHTGTHILNFALREVLGDNIDQRGSLVNPEKLRFDFSHKKPLSYEELAEVENICNRMIKDNLNVYYKDVPLDMAKSIYSVRAVFGETYPDPVRVVSVGMPVEDMLENPSNEKWASYSIEFCGGTHVAKTGDIKEFVITEESGIAKGIRRIVAVSNTEAYQVQRVATEFEAELSACEKLPFSQYKEKKVKELGVRLSELDISVITKNELRMTFNKMEKAVKDEVKLRAKKETKQTLDEVKNHFAENAESDFFVKFIDIPANAKAITEAIQYLKNSAKDKSIYLITGNDPTGKVAHGCFISNDAISKGLDGSALARAVAGKIGGKAGGKDNVFQGMGDKPAGIEAALSEIEAAFKEKLTI; via the coding sequence ATGACCATTGGTGATAAGGAAAAATGGACTGCTACCAACGTTCGTAATACATTTCTCAACTATTTTAAGGAAAGAGGTCACAAGTTTGTACCATCTTCTTCAGTTATCCCATATGATGATCCAACATTATTGTTTGCAAATGCTGGTATGAACCAATATAAACCGATTTTCTTGGGAACTGTTGATCCTGCATCGGACTTCTACACTTTAAAGCGTGCAGTTAATTCTCAAAAGTGTATCAGAGCAGGTGGTAAGCATAATGATTTGGAAGATGTTGGTAGAGATTCATATCATCATACTTTTTTTGAAATGTTGGGTAACTGGTCGTTTGGTGACTATTTTAAGAAGGAGGCTATTTTGTACTCTTGGGAGTTGTTGACAAAAGTGTATGGCATACCTGAGGACAGGTTGTATGTGACATATTTTGGTGGTGATGAAGGGTTAGGCCTTGGTCCCGATTTGGAGGCCCGTGATTTGTGGTTGGAAGTTGGTGTGAGGCAAGATCGTATTTTACCTGGTGACATTAAAGACAACTTCTGGGAGATGGGAGACCAAGGTCCATGTGGGCCATGTTCCGAAATTCACTACGACAGAATTGGTGGAAGAAATGCCTCAGATTTGGTTAACCAGGATGACCCTGATGTGTTAGAAATCTGGAACAATGTGTTTATGCAATTCAACAGAGAACAAGACGGATCATTGAAACCTTTACCTGCCAAACATGTCGATACTGGTATGGGTTTTGAAAGATTGGTTTCCGTTCTCCAAGATGTTAGATCTAACTACGACACAGATGTTTTTCAACCTTTGTTTGAGAGAATTCAAGAAATTACTGGTGTAAGGCCTTACGAGGGTAAATTTGGTGCTGAAGACAAGGACGGTATTGATACCGCTTACAGGGTTTTGGCAGATCATGTCCGTACTTCCACCTTTGCTTTGGCTGATGGCGGTGTTCCCAACAATGAAGGTAGAGGGTATGTTTTAAGACGTATTTTGAGACGTGGTGCTCGTTACGCCAGAAAATACATGAACTACCCAATTGGTAACTTCTTCTCCCAATTAGCGCCTACTTTGATAGAACAAGTTAAGGATGTTTTCCCTGAAGTTGCAAAAAATACATCATACTTGTTTGATATTTTagatgaggaagaagcTTCTTTCGCTAAGACGTTGGATCGTGGTGAGAAActatttgaaaaatacGCCGAGGCAGCCGCTTTGACCGAATCTAAGACCCTAGATGGTAAGCAAGTTTGGAGGCTATATGATACTTACGGTTTCCCAGTTGATTTAACTGAATTGATGGCTGAAGAAAAGGGCTTAAAGATTGACAGCGTTGGCTTTGAAAAAGCTAAACTTGAATCTTACGAGGCATCGAAGAAGGGAGGTAGAAAAGGTGGTGATGATATGATCAAGCTTAATGTTCACGATATTTCTAAATTGAATGAAGATGCCATTTCACGTACAGATGACTCTGCTAAATACGGTACGAAGGACATTGAGGGTAAGATTTTATGTATTCACGATGGTGAGGGTTTTGTTCAGGAAATGAATGAAATCGGTAAGCAATACGGTATTATCCTAGACAAGACATGTTTCTACGCTGAGCAAGGTGGACAAGAGTATGACGTTGGTAAAATTGTTATTGATGGTGTATCTGAATTTAATGTTGAAAACGTTCAACTATATAATGGTTACGTTTTCCACACTGGTGTGTTAGCTGACGGCAAGTTAGCCGTCAATGACAGTGTTATTGCATCTTACGATGAATTGCGTCGTTATCCAATTAGAAATAACCACACTGGTACACACATTTTGAACTTTGCTCTACGTGAGGTTCTTGGTGACAACATTGACCAGAGAGGATCTTTGGTTAATCCAGAGAAGTTAAGATTTGACTTTTCTCACAAAAAACCATTGTCTTACGAAGAGTTAGCTGAGGTGGAGAATATCTGCAACAGAATGATTAAAGATAACTTGAATGTGTACTATAAGGATGTTCCATTAGATATGGCTAAATCGATTTACTCAGTCAGAGCCGTGTTTGGTGAGACCTACCCAGATCCAGTTAGAGTTGTATCTGTTGGCATGCCAGTTGAAGATATGTTAGAGAATCCATCGAATGAGAAATGGGCTTCGTACTCTATTGAATTCTGTGGTGGTACTCATGTTGCTAAGACTGGTGACATCAAGGAGTTTGTTATCACTGAAGAAAGTGGTATTGCAAAAGGTATAAGAAGAATTGTAGCTGTTTCAAACACTGAGGCTTATCAAGTTCAAAGGGTGGCCACCGAATTCGAAGCTGAACTATCTGCTTGTGAAAAGTTACCTTTCTCTCAATATAAGGAAAAGAAGGTAAAGGAGTTGGGTGTTAGACTGTCTGAATTGGATATTTCGGTTATTACTAAGAACGAGTTGAGGATGACTTTTAACAAGATGGAGAAAGCCGTTAAAGACGAAGTCAAGCTTAGAGCTAAGAAGGAAACAAAGCAAACTTTGGACGAAGTGAAGAACCATTTTGCAGAAAATGCAGAATCTGACTTCTTTGTTAAGTTTATTGACATTCCAGCTAATGCTAAGGCCATTACTGAAGCAATTCAGTACTTGAAGAACTCTGCAAAAGATAAATCTATTTACCTAATTACCGGTAATGACCCAACTGGAAAGGTTGCCCATGGTTGTTTCATCTCTAATGATGCGATTTCTAAAGGTCTAGACGGTTCTGCTTTAGCTAGAGCTGTCGCTGGCAAGATCGGTGGTAAGGCTGGTGGTAAGGATAATGTCTTCCAAGGTATGGGTGATAAGCCTGCAGGCATTGAAGCTGCTCTTTCTGAAATTGAAGCTGCTTTCAAAGAAAAGTTAACGATTTGA
- the PRP16 gene encoding DEAH-box RNA helicase PRP16 (Syntenic homolog of Ashbya gossypii ADR224W; Syntenic homolog of Saccharomyces cerevisiae YKR086W (PRP16)), translating to MAKDLQAWIQENTESKVTEKFVQAIKNIAKLHNADCSKFERTCMALGKFRGKERFLKELFQYLTAQKIDSKRPASDEDDQADDAVPVPSPVQLNRARRKVLAFDFEDDNDSNDECVNAPNLGLSKSDDGVIPIKKIKKSTAQRLKVFSEKQGPKVTEKYQLIKKSAAVVPVLEAIPDLSQMRRKAVDQQVSEPRPEETDQIPIEESVAEDRDWYNSDEFDAFVAYPEEANEEPVNSKNFSQSIDNVEVGLRIRLTAIPLNERKDIIPPFLKVYENEDGERAIIGAMGGTQGPGSGIINPFRTPESEFSINARRGSKVVAELRKKSDRREQASQATKFTGTAAGNILGIKENSAPKSKKAVEDSMDEPREQNREEIKRVRESLPAYKCRSDLLQIIRDNQSVVVIGETGSGKTTQLGQYLYEEGFCKGGKMIGVTQPRRVAAMSVAKRVAVEMGVELGKEVGFAIRFEDKTSSLTRIKFMTDGILLRETMLDEMLDNYSCIIMDEAHERSLNTDVLFGIFKNLLSKRRDLKLIITSATMNANKFSQFFGDAPQFTIPGRTFPVQVNYAKYPVEDYVSAAVNQAVDIHLTTSSNSGDILIFMTGQEDINATCELLKESILNARIKRKEHTNINVLDDVEILPLYSSLPADIQGKIFKATQLDKRKIVIATNIAETSLTIDGIKYVIDSGYSKLKVYNPRIGLDSLAVTPISLANANQRSGRAGRTGPGIAYRLYTEDSALEDMYPQSIPEIQRTNLSNTMLLLKSLGVTDILKFSFLDSPPTEILMVSLFELWSLGAVDNFGNLTSLGNKMAKFPLQPSLSKILLMSVTHECSEEMVTIVSMLSVPQVFYRPKERENASDKARNRFLVAESDHLTLLNVYSQWKSNRYSVDWCTRHFLHYKSLKRAYDIRLQLVSIMEKERLSLVSIGQEWDVLRKCICAGYVNQAARLSGLAQYVHLRNGMNLKLHPTSALYGAGDLPPYVVYHELLLTSKEYIAVVTAVDPFWLMDYGNLFYSIKKISDREVYGLYDNELENKTYEEPDSLDQTINTYNRSRELMLEKLKEDTDKLKSRSLDNVQKRDTDCNPRLRIGFKKRRPF from the coding sequence ATGGCTAAAGACTTACAGGCGTGGATACAAGAAAATACTGAGTCGAAAGTGACTGAGAAGTTTGTGCAGGCAATAAAGAACATTGCGAAGCTCCACAATGCAGACTGCAGTAAGTTTGAACGCACATGTATGGCATTGGGAAAGTTCCGGGGTAAGGAAAGGTTTTTGAAGGAGCTTTTTCAGTATTTGACAGCTCAGAAAATTGATAGTAAACGTCCTGCAAGTGATGAGGACGATCAAGCAGATGATGCAGTACCCGTACCGAGCCCAGTGCAGCTTAATCGTGCTAGGAGGAAGGTTTTGGCGTTTGACTTTGAGGATGACAATGATTCTAACGATGAATGCGTAAATGCACCTAATTTAGGCTTGTCAAAGAGTGATGATGGCGTTATTCCCATTAAAAAGATCAAGAAGTCGACTGCTCAGCGGTTGAAAGTATTCTCTGAGAAACAGGGCCCAAAGGTTACAGAAAAATACCAATTGATAAAAAAAAGTGCTGCTGTGGTCCCTGTACTAGAAGCTATTCCGGATTTGAGCCAGATGCGCCGCAAGGCTGTTGATCAGCAGGTATCGGAGCCTCGTCCTGAAGAAACTGACCAAATTCCCATAGAAGAAAGTGTCGCAGAGGATAGAGACTGGTATAATAGTGACGAATTTGACGCTTTTGTTGCATATCCCGAAGAGGCCAACGAAGAACCTGTGAATAGCAAGAACTTCTCGCAGTCGATAGACAATGTAGAGGTCGGCCTGAGGATACGGTTAACGGCCATTCCATTAaatgaaagaaaagataTAATTCCGCCGTTTCTGAAGGTTTATGAGAATGAAGATGGAGAGCGGGCAATTATAGGTGCAATGGGTGGTACACAAGGCCCAGGAAGTGGAATAATAAATCCTTTTAGAACACCAGAGAGCGAGTTCTCTATAAACGCAAGAAGAGGAAGTAAGGTTGTGGCAGAACTGCGTAAAAAAAGTGATAGAAGAGAGCAGGCTTCTCAAGCAACCAAGTTTACGGGGACAGCAGCTGGAAATATACTTGGTATAAAAGAAAACTCAGCTCCCAAGAGTAAAAAAGCTGTAGAAGACAGCATGGATGAACCTCGAGAACAGAATCGTGAGGAAATTAAAAGGGTGAGAGAGTCTTTACCAGCTTACAAATGCCGATCAGATTTATTGCAGATTATTAGGGATAATCAATCAGTAGTTGTCATTGGTGAAACGGGTTCTGGTAAAACAACACAGCTTGGTCAATACCTTTATGAGGAAGGCTTTTGTAAGGGTGGGAAAATGATTGGCGTTACACAACCTCGTCGTGTAGCGGCTATGTCTGTAGCGAAGCGTGTTGCTGTAGAAATGGGAGTAGAGTTAGGAAAGGAAGTTGGTTTTGCAATTAGATTTGAAGATAAAACTTCGAGTTTAACGAGGATTAAATTCATGACTGACGGTATTCTATTGCGAGAAACTATGTTAGATGAGATGCTCGATAACTACAGTTGCATAATCATGGATGAAGCCCATGAAAGATCATTAAATACTGATGTTTTGTTTGGTATATTCAAGAACCTATTATCCAAACGAAGAGATCTGAAATTGATCATTACATCTGCAACCATGAATGCTAATAAGTTCTCACAATTCTTTGGTGATGCTCCACAGTTCACTATCCCAGGTAGGACTTTTCCTGTTCAAGTCAACTACGCAAAATATCCTGTAGAAGACTACGTTAGTGCAGCTGTTAACCAAGCTGTTGATATTCATCTTACTACGTCTTCTAATAGTGGAGACATACTTATCTTTATGACAGGACAAGAAGATATAAATGCTACCTGTGAGTTGTTAAAGGAAAGTATCCTAAATGCAAGGATAAAACGCAAGGAACATACTAATATAAATGTACTGGACGATGTTGAAATACTACCATTATACTCTTCGCTTCCTGCAGACATTCAAGGTAAGATTTTTAAAGCTACACAGCTGGATAAACGCAAGATTGTAATTGCTACTAATATTGCGGAAACTTCTCTTACGATTGATGGCATTAAGTATGTTATAGATAGCGGTTATTCGAAATTGAAAGTCTATAACCCCAGAATTGGTCTCGATAGCTTGGCAGTGACCCCCATATCTTTGGCAAATGCAAATCAACGATCAGGTAGAGCTGGTCGTACTGGTCCTGGTATTGCATACCGATTGTATACAGAAGATTCGGCGCTTGAAGATATGTACCCGCAATCGATACCAGAAATCCAACGTACTAACCTATCGAATACAATGCTGCTTCTAAAGTCCCTTGGTGTCACAGATATACTCAAATTTTCGTTCCTAGATAGTCCCCCTACGGAAATCCTGATGGTATCACTATTTGAACTTTGGTCTTTAGGTGCTGTTGATAACTTCGGCAACTTAACGAGCTTGGGAAACAAAATGGCTAAGTTTCCATTGCAGCCTTCTCTATCCAAAATTCTACTAATGTCAGTTACACATGAATGTAGCGAGGAAATGGTTACCATTGTTTCAATGTTATCTGTACCTCAAGTTTTCTACAGACCGAAGGAGAGAGAAAATGCATCAGATAAAGCAAGGAATAGATTTCTAGTTGCTGAATCTGATCATTTAACGCTTCTAAATGTTTATTCGCAATGGAAATCCAATAGGTATTCCGTAGATTGGTGTACTAGACATTTCTTGCATTATAAATCACTGAAAAGGGCATATGATATTAGATTGCAACTTGTCAGTATAATGGAGAAGGAGAGACTGTCTTTGGTATCGATTGGGCAGGAATGGGACGTATTGAGAAAGTGTATTTGTGCTGGATATGTGAATCAGGCCGCTAGGTTGTCGGGTCTAGCCCAATATGTTCACTTGAGAAACGGTATGAATTTGAAGCTTCATCCTACAAGCGCTTTATATGGTGCCGGAGATTTACCACCATATGTTGTCTACCACGAACTGTTACTGACTTCTAAGGAATACATTGCTGTTGTTACTGCCGTAGACCCATTTTGGCTAATGGACTACGGTAACCT
- the HBS1 gene encoding ribosome dissociation factor GTPase HBS1 (Syntenic homolog of Ashbya gossypii ADR221C; Syntenic homolog of Saccharomyces cerevisiae YKR084C (HBS1) and YOR076C (SKI7); 1-intron in Ashbya gossypii), translating into MINGYSDDELGYDDELPEFQDEAEFDDYLNDDEYELMMTVFPVAKKELQEYQGWDNLSVKLALFENNFELDKALLELKRQYKKKVKLSLEQLVSSRLAAKNVTGGNSSLLNGIGKLQTNVSLLDSLKGKNCGNLGTSETSTLPNRGNEPNTKGAFASFMKSRQSTKPASGISTPTPTFASRLSSLKGIRQESIQKPVVRKATQASQRTSKQGSQEVRNIFDEVALRRQVTSIQLPFPSDVLRISSLIVSKWESKNTQVNSRKLKRKRSDILTVFYPNKFYPAVKKQAVENFNKPSPDDIVIESRKHALETENVRKKLANVSTDDKNTVSAEEKKSETHKIGYQSDEGDEDTLLPKEEAPKVYKRATKPTKPSKPVNISDYLSSKKPHMSFVVLGHVDAGKSTLMGRLLFDVGILNPKLLRQLKRDSELIGKGSFHLAWVMDQTAEERERGVTVDICTSDFETKNASFTIVDAPGHRDFVPNAITGVNISDVAIVSIDCGTDAFESGFNLDGQTREHLLLARSLGAKHLIMAMNKMDTVDWDEGRFNDIKSELNSFCCDLGIKQNQVSWIPCSGLTGEGVFETPYNARQTWYKGPTLVYELERIALELFRLDQDRITNDQFLFSILDVTPSNKNNEGTISGRVEAGCIQPGETITIYPSQQSVLVENIYIGNKSQPIRIAVENDFVSLKLRNIHCEDVKSGDLVSIVGMDIPLAERCTMQLVTLHLERPLLPGTTFMLFKGGSQYPVKISKLLQIVDKANPSKVLKKKVRHLGSNQAAIVEVGLTDGKRPLPILTFEQNKRLGRVVLRKDGRTIGAGIITSRG; encoded by the exons ATGATAAATGGTTACAGCGATGATGAGCTTGGCTACGATGATGAGTTACCTGAATTCCAAGATGAAGCTGAGTTTGACGATTATCTAAATGACGACGAATATGAATTAATGATGACAGTGTTCCCAGTTGCTAAAAAAGAACTTCAAGAATATCAGGGCTGGGATAATCTATCGGTGAAATTGGCTTTGTTTGAAAATAACTTCGAGTTAGATAAGGCTCTGTTGGAATTAAAGCGACAATACAAGAAGAAGG TTAAGCTATCATTGGAGCAGTTGGTGAGTTCTCGACTTGCAGCAAAGAACGTTACAGGGGGAAATTCATCTCTTTTGAATGGCATCGGCAAATTACAGACCAATGTATCTCTGTTGGATTCGTTGAAAGGGAAGAACTGTGGGAATCTGGGAACGTCTGAGACCAGTACGTTACCGAATAGAGGCAACGAGCCGAATACGAAAGGTGCTTTCGCGTCTTTCATGAAAAGTAGACAAAGCACAAAGCCAGCTAGTGGGATTTCGACTCCTACGCCGACGTTTGCATCTCGGCTTTCTTCGCTAAAAGGTATTCGACAGGAGAGCATCCAGAAGCCAGTGGTGCGCAAGGCTACACAGGCCTCACAGCGCACTTCAAAGCAGGGCAGTCAGGAGGTTAGGAATATATTTGACGAAGTTGCCTTAAGGCGACAAGTTACCTCCATACAGCTCCCGTTTCCCTCAGATGTTCTCCGCATTTCCAGCCTAATAGTCTCTAAGTGGGAAAGCAAAAACACCCAAGTAAACAGTAGGAAATTGAAAAGGAAGCGCAGTGATATCCTGACAGTATTTTATCCTAACAAATTTTACCCAGCAGTAAAAAAACAAGCAGTAGAAAACTTCAATAAACCATCTCCAGATGATATTGTGATAGAGAGCAGGAAGCATGCGTTAGAAACTGAGAACGTTAGAAAGAAGTTAGCTAATGTATCTACGGATGACAAAAACACCGTTTCTGCagaagagaagaaaagTGAGACACATAAAATAGGTTATCAAAGTGATGAGGGAGATGAAGATACACTGTTACCAAAGGAGGAAGCCCCAAAGGTGTATAAAAGGGCAACAAAGCCTACCAAACCTTCTAAACCAGTTAACATCAGCGACTACTTAAGTTCTAAAAAACCCCACATGTCCTTTGTCGTCCTGGGTCATGTGGATGCCGGGAAGTCTACCCTAATGGGACGACTACTTTTTGATGTTGGCATCCTTAATCCAAAGCTTTTGCGCCAGCTTAAAAGGGACTCTGAATTGATAGGAAAAGGCTCTTTCCATTTAGCATGGGTTATGGACCAGACTGCTGAGGAGCGTGAACGCGGTGTGACTGTGGATATATGTACCAGTGATTTTGAAACAAAAAACGCCAGTTTCACTATAGTCGACGCACCAGGGCACAGAGATTTTGTTCCTAACGCGATCACTGGCGTTAATATTTCGGATGTTGCTATTGTATCTATTGATTGTGGTACTGACGCCTTTGAATCCGGCTTTAATCTTGATGGGCAAACGCGTGAGCACTTACTCTTGGCTAGATCACTTGGTGCCAAACATTTGATAATGGCAATGAACAAGATGGATACAGTAGATTGGGATGAAGGCAGGTTCAATGATATCAAATCCGAACTAAACAGCTTTTGCTGTGATCTTGGAATTAAACAAAACCAAGTGAGTTGGATTCCTTGTTCAGGATTAACTGGTGAAGGTGTTTTTGAAACTCCATATAATGCAAGGCAAACTTGGTACAAAGGACCAACATTGGTCTATGAATTAGAAAGAATAGCATTGGAATTGTTCCGGTTAGATCAAGACCGTATTACTAACGATCAATTCTTATTTTCCATCTTGGATGTGACTCCTAGTAATAAGAACAATGAGGGAACTATTTCAGGTAGGGTAGAAGCTGGTTGCATCCAACCAGGTGAAACAATTACAATTTATCCTTCTCAACAAAGTGTCTTGGTGGAGAATATCTATATTGGGAATAAGTCTCAACCAATAAGAATTGCTGTGGAGAATGATTTCGTATCTTTAAAACTTCGTAATATTCACTGCGAAGATGTGAAGAGTGGAGACTTAGTATCCATAGTTGGAATGGATATACCCTTGGCTGAAAGGTGTACTATGCAATTGGTTACTCTGCATTTAGAGCGCCCACTACTTCCGGGGACGACGTTTATGTTATTCAAAGGTGGCTCCCAATATCCTGttaaaatttcaaaattaCTGCAAATTGTAGATAAAGCAAATCCTAGTAAGGTTTTGAAGAAAAAGGTCAGACATTTGGGCTCAAATCAAGCCGCCATTGTCGAGGTGGGATTGACTGATGGTAAAAGACCCTTGCCAATATTGACATTTGAACAAAATAAACGTCTTGGAAGGGTAGTTTTACGTAAGGACGGAAGAACCATTGGGGCAGGTATTATAACATCAAGAGGTTAG
- a CDS encoding HEL229Cp (Syntenic homolog of Ashbya gossypii ADR222W; Syntenic homolog of Ashbya gossypii NOHBY429; No homolog in Saccharomyces cerevisiae; Syntenic homolog of Kluyveromyces lactis KLLA0A07777g), translating to MDKYIVTHRRVIHGCELLNLVPQLSSTRHEKQQRIWRGNLVVEELMKRGVNDLIPRYVLRFESYGNKQFTFCTTVVMSSLKDFEFVIRKVMDCRFYICVYCNCMNIVLELRILNGLEEQKFRDIWYRMRDEFEMMDERFKDRDIRGIMV from the coding sequence ATGGATAAGTACATAGTTACACACCGACGCGTTATACATGGTTGTGAGTTATTGAATTTGGTACCTCAGCTATCAAGTACTCGACATGAGAAACAGCAGAGGATATGGAGAGGAAACTTAGTTGTTGAAGAGCTCATGAAACGGGGTGTTAATGATTTAATACCGAGATATGTACTACGTTTTGAAAGCTACGGAAATAAACAATTCACGTTTTGTACGACAGTAGTAATGTCATCATTAAAGGACTTTGAATTTGTAATTAGGAAGGTGATGGATTGTCGGTTTTACATTTGTGTGTATTGTAATTGTATGAATATTGTATTGGAACTACGAATACTGAATGGGTTAGAGGAACAGAAATTTCGAGATATATGGTATCGAATGCGGGACGAGTTTGAGATGATGGATGAGAGGTTTAAAGACAGGGACATACGGGGAATAATGGTGTAA
- the MRPL20 gene encoding mitochondrial 54S ribosomal protein mL58 (Syntenic homolog of Ashbya gossypii ADR223C; Syntenic homolog of Saccharomyces cerevisiae YKR085C (MRPL20)), which translates to MIRSIRGFSTSNLLRKADIKASIESTASPSIKKLKAIPTAFDRIKSASNLKGYRNAKLPPGTYFIPAPSSATGSINSETIPKSFLPKNDPRRELVDTLREGEAALARSAPPLSNKGEKTYHLTPAEVEKIKELRNSNPEKYTRKVLAKMYNVSPLFISMVSNAPAARLEEMQRRLAVIQASWHPGRAQAREDRKKRQQLWYRA; encoded by the coding sequence ATGATAAGATCTATTAGAGGGTTCTCCACCTCTAATCTCCTGCGTAAAGCAGATATAAAAGCATCCATTGAAAGCACAGCTTCACCATCGATTAAAAAGTTAAAAGCTATACCAACCGCTTTCGACAGAATTAAATCTGCCTCGAATCTAAAAGGTTACAGAAACGCTAAACTACCTCCAGGCACCTATTTTATCCCAGCTCCATCATCTGCAACGGGCTCTATCAACAGTGAAACTATACCTAAGAGTTTCCTTCCCAAAAATGATCCAAGAAGAGAACTGGTAGACACATTGAGAGAAGGCGAGGCTGCCTTGGCTAGGAGTGCCCCTCCATTGAGTAATAAAGGTGAAAAAACCTACCACCTAACACCAGCTGAAGTCGAAAAGATCAAAGAACTAAGGAATTCGAACCCAGAAAAATACACAAGAAAAGTTTTGGCCAAGATGTACAACGTCAGCCCGCTCTTTATTTCGATGGTGTCGAACGCGCCTGCCGCAAGATTGGAGGAAATGCAGAGAAGATTGGCCGTAATACAGGCATCTTGGCATCCAGGCCGCGCACAGGCCAGAGAAGACAGGAAAAAGAGACAACAACTCTGGTATAGAGCCTAA